The Hippoglossus hippoglossus isolate fHipHip1 chromosome 10, fHipHip1.pri, whole genome shotgun sequence DNA segment CACACGTAAACCATCATAAAACATAAATCCTTCATGCACAGTTCACATCAGGTTTTATCTCAACACTTGCATCActctcagagtcagtgtgataCCAAGTTAAGTTTTCTGTTTGTACATACAgtagaaattatatattttttattttataaatgaaatgCATAATTTTTATCTCACTGCTTTTATCCTCATGTCATGGGGCCAACAGACAACACTTAACAGTCAGTTACATAACTgtgtacttttttatttctttctctgttaGACTGAGCTTGGACAATTTTACCATCGAATGCaactgcttgtttttttatttttatttactcaGTTACTCTAACTACACATTTGAGGTACTTCACAAtggattttacttttattctcaTTCATGTTAATAGTTTACTACTTCATAAAAGGAAATATTGTGCTAAATTACTCCCTGACAATCATCTGACAGTTACAGTTTTACTCTCTTACAGTTTTCTGATGATTTTAGTTTGTTACAGTTACTTTGCATGATTACTTTATATgtaaaaccatagactgtatataaagacggacAGCATGACAACTTCCTAAAAAGTCtagccaaatcatcttgattgccccctggtggttgagCTGCAGCATAAGTCATAAGccccttctcctccatgttagcagacaggGCACTGACAAAACTAAccagtcaaagtacacgttaaatacatttatccCAGATAACggttctgtcatttcaggtatagttcttaaatttgattttaattggGTTTTGGATGAtaaaaatgattgacagctgaaactgactcgcTCAGTTGATATTTTGATACTTTGACCTGTAGTTGAGTTTTTGCTGATAACAGAAGACACCATGCCTACTGGAGTAAGGACAATTTATAATgtgaacagaaaaaaaggaattagAAAGTCTGCAAAATGAAATAACtccaaatacattttacttcctgatactttaaaatgtttacctGGGCAATAATTGAATGCAGGATTAGTACTTATTACTACTAAGTAAATTTGCACTGCAGGTAATGGTACTTTCACTTGTGGATCTGGAATCGTCTTCCATAACTGCATGAAATCACGAGCACACAGACTTCTTTTCTCACACAAAGCATCCagctctctttccctctcactacttgttgtggttgttgcgtcttcctcatctctcatttctttctctctttcatcctcttTTATTCACAAAGTAATCGTGTGATTTTCAGCTGCGGCTTTCCTCTGGCTGAGGGGGAGCAACCAGCAGTTTGACGTCCACAACAGAGGATATTGCCTCCGCTTATACTCCACTcagcccccacacacacacacaaataagcaGCATTGCCTATTTAGGAGTGTTGAGCtggtgagtgtgtttcatcaactctctttcctccctctctctcttttactctATGTATTTgcaggaataaaataaatgttgaaactCTTTTCTCAACAAAAGCGTGTCCCTGCCTGAACAAACTGCAGCCACCAGAGTTCCCAGTGGCCTCAGTGTGGCAGACACATCCTGCTGGTGGTGGCCTGATGGAGAGGAGACCTCACAGGCTCAGACATACAACAGCATCACTGAGGATTGATATGAATTATACATCACATGAATACCAGGCTTTATGAATGAATGATCTGTGACTTGGGTTTACACAGTACTTTTGTGCTGATTttacatgaatattaaaaaaaataaaagacttctAAGACGCACATTATAGTCTTTAAAAAAGAGATGTATAAAGTGCTGCCTGCAAAAAGAAGTTAGTCACTAAAGAAAGAGCAGTGTTTTCAAGTTGAATGTGGGTTTAATTTATGACCCAGTGAacttataaatgttttatggGTTCTAAAGGATGGTGAAGTCATGGTGAAGTCATATGGAGCCACAAGGAGGTCCAGTGTGCCAGGGAACAGACCGTAATCTGCTGGTCTCTTTAATGACATCATGGGTTTGGTTTGGCAGCTGCCCAAACCCGAAGGGAGGAAACGGTGAGCTGACGTGcgtttttacagtttcacacGGCAACTTTTGTGCAGAGCTTTTCAGACACCAGCATCACTGCAGGACGATGATATCCCTACACTTCAGAtctgctgcagcctgcagccatTACGGCCTGTTGTGTTGGATTGAATTACACTGTTTGGTTTACATTTAGACTTTGGGAGGGatggctttttttaaatattaaggtAAAGTAAACAGCGTAGCACAGTCATCAAGTGATGTGGAACCAGacacattttttacatcttAAGGGCTGAGCGATAAAACCAATAAACtaaatcaataattattgcaatgtAGTTTTCATCAACAGCAACataacaaaagttcaatatttgTCGATATATTGTTTATGCATTGGACAAACACATTGAGGAGGtttaacacataattgatctgcctcagatttgtaaaatacTTTGCTGTTTATCAATCGTTTGTCATTCTCTGATCGTGTAGGAGATTTTTTTCAATCTTTAAACCTAAAAGAAAGAATCACGTGAAATTTATGGTGATAAATTATTGATATcgatgaattttttttaaacaaatcaccAGCCCTTCATCTCAAGTTTCAGTATTAGGTCTAATCCTTACAGGGCTATGGTCATGGGTGACATAAAATATTAGAGACACAGTGTCTGCCTCCTTCAGGTGCATGGACCTACACTTTGATAAATTACATTgataagttttattttattcacttcaCTTGGATCCTATTGTTTGATATTTGTTATAGGAAACAAAAGTAGCTGTACCACAAAGTTCTACGTTCAAATagtagatttttttatttgtatattagGCCTGTATTACTTTATCATTATGTTTGATGCATTATAATGTTTGGTACTTCCTAATATGTGCAATAATTATAGATGTGAAAGTGAAACTACTATTTCCCTCTGGAATGTGATGGTGTACaagtaagaaaaacatgtaaatgacaaagtTTATCCCTGAAATAAAAAGTTTCAAAGTTCAAGGACATGTATGATGGACATTTTGCGATGAAGACAGAAATGGATCCAAAACGTGCCATCGCGGTGCCAAGGAAAGCGCATCAGCCAATCACGCATCTGCTATAACGGTTTTTAAGTGAACCAAATATCATCCTCCTGTTTGACTTCTGCTGTCGCGCTACCTGAGGTGAACAAAGGTTATAAAACCCCGCTGTGGTTCAgactcacctctctctctctctctcagatgaAGCGTCTCTCTCCCCAGCAGCTGTGCGCCCTGTGCGTCCTGCGCGTTTGGCCGAGAGGTGAAGTCTGAGGAGGCATCGCAGCTTTAAAGGACAGAGGGAGCAggggggagggaagggggggggggacgacacGAGCCAAACCTCTGTATACGCTCACATAAACAATGACCTCAACCAGGAATTTACAAGATCTAGCAGCAAAAGTTCTCATTGGCCCTGAAGCAAAACGGGATCAGcaagaaaatgaaattgattttcttttcttttttttagcaCCAGGAATGGAAAACTACCTTGTTGTGTAGGGGGCAGATCTGCAGAGGGTTCCCCTATTTAGTTATTACTTTAATTTCTGGCTTTAATCCTGTATTTGAGGTATTTACAAAAATATGGATTGTTATTTCCTCCCACTTCTGTATTGGCCtcatctttctccttctttgGTAATGAAAAGAAGGAATTACACCAAGATGACTCAATCTTTACCCAAAGTAAACACTCGCAGCCTGTAAATTGAAAAAGTTAATCCGCCACAAGTCCTTGATTAAATGGCCAGAGTGTGGTCCTGTTATGTAACACAGATGcttttaaataaagtgtgtCATTGAGATTAAACAGATATTTGCATCATTGTTTGAACTAAATCCAGAGTGTCTCCATCTGCAtagataaacacacataaatcagCTTGAGGTGAGAGTGAAGATGTGCTGTTAGTGCAGCCGGGGGGGGGAGAGATGTGTGGAGGTGTTTTATCGTCAGGAGttcatgtttgttgtgttcCAAGGTCTCAGGGTTACTCAAACATCAAGGTCAAAATATGACGACTAGTCTTTGCGTCATATATCTGCACATGGATCCACTTTAAATAAGCCCTCAGCTGGTAACTCTTCCTCTTACTGTAAACATGAGATTCCTCTGTTGGTAACATCACTGAGAGTGCTGATGAGAGCCACAGGTTTGCTGCGTGTATTTCCTTCTGTCGTGAACATCAGATCTGCAGATGTTTTACGGTTTCACATCTGCAAGAGCAAGGGCAGGTTTTCCCTTTATGAGAGCAGCATTTCACTATCACACAAGAAGCTTATATATGAACTATATGAATTCAAACGTGCATCACCTACATTAAGATTCGTCTAATTTCTTTCGgtaaataagttttaaaaagtaaagaaataacaCATTTTGGTTGTATGCCTGATGTCTAGATGAAATCTAATCAAACTAATCAAACTTTCAAAAGGCCAAAACAGagtttgtgaggtcacagtgacattgacctttaacctttgacctttgacatttgaaCACCCAAAGCTAATCAGGTCATGCGTAAGTACCAAATGAtagtttgtaccaaatttgaagacattccgCCTCagggttcttgagatatcatgttcacaacaatgggCCGGGTGGACAGACGAAAACCCGAAAACAATATGCCGTCGGCCACTGGCTTCATTTAGTTTGATAACATTTTAGAAGATGttgaaaaaactgaattttgaaaacagaaaatctcCCCACTCAACAATCATTGAGGATCAACTGGAGTGAAAGAGTGAATCAAGTAGACAAaacagtttgagagagagagagacagaaagagacagggagGTGGGCCTTTAAAACTACTGTTTCCTCACTGCACAGTACAGACATTCTTGAGCAGACTGGAGGGAGTTGTGACCATATTAGGAACGTGTTACAAATCGTGTCTGAGAGAATAAAATGCCATCAGTCTCGGCTGCGCAGGGCGCGGCTTCTCCCGTCCACACCACTCTGCACCTCCTGCCTCGGATGGATGTGGGAGATCTGCCAtgtcaacatttttttacagGAGAGATTCATGTTTTAGGGAAGAAGTGACAGAAAAGTGTGGATCAGTTCATGAAGTTTTGTACAGTTTAGATTCTTTTACACAACAATGTAGAGATTGGTCGACATGTGTAAGAACAGAGAAGAATAAAATGTGGCTCCTGAATCTGTCCCAGAAAATGAATGTGCCCAAAATAGTGAGGTTATTGTTCCTCATTTCGGTTACAATCACAACACTGGATTCAGTCAATCATGCAAACAAAACGACAAAAGGTTTTGGACAACACATTTATTGGACTAAAGCCTGGTTGTGGTTTGGACTTTTAAGCTCTGGACCAAAAAGGTAATGAGTGTGTGAACCTGCtactaaataaaaaacagctgttGCAGTGATATGAGGATGTTAATGTGCTTTACACAGGTAGAAATAATGCTGTAAAACATGATACGTCAGCCTGTGTGTTCAGTCCAGTATAGACACAAACACGATTAAAGTAGCGCCATCCGGGGTTgggaaactttatttttaatctttactTCCTGGGACTTACCCTCCTGGCCACCAGGCTGAAGTTGAATCTTTTCCACTGAAATATTTAAGAagttttaattatcttttagGTTTTGGGCTTTCGGCCATATTCTGAGGCTATGAAGATTATAAACCTGTTCTTCCTACAATAAATCATAAATCCCCCTTTCAAGTAGAATTATTTCTGGCACTAATCTTGTTTCACATGTCTTGTGAACGGGATGATCGCTGAATCTCGACAGCTTCGTTCTTACACGACCAAGACATCCAATAAACAAAAAGAGGGGGAACAAAGTAAATGAGGAGGCCGTTACAGCGAGGGCTTTAATCAAAAGCACAGGCTTCTATTTATTGACCGTTGCACGCACATGAACAGGTGAGAGTATATTTATACAGATGCGTCAGTAGAGTCAGTACCtgcaacacagaggagaagggagaacGCGATGtctcgctcttcctctctcgcacacacacacacacacacacacacacacacacacacacacacacacacacacacacacacacacacacacacacacacacacacacacacacacacacacacacacacacacacacacacacacactttgcagtATAAAGATCGAGCACAGCAGGCCTCTTTGGTCTCCTACTTCATTCCCACTGGTCAAAGCCGATCACTAGTCACCattcagagagcagagagagaaacacactggCAGAGCAGAAGGCAAATACCGAAACCTACAAGAGCTTTTGCAGATTTGCACTTTtttaatgtgtcatttaaaGAACAGTGGCACACAACTCTGCCTGTATATAATGTgacgtttttttccccaccatCAGTGGAGGATGAATGATTCATGCTCTGCAGAAGACATTTAAACAGCAGTTTGttgcagacacacatacaaagtaCCTGCAAAGTGTAAATTATGGGATGACAGAATGAAAGGTCTGCCACTACAGTGTGGACATTATTCTTCACAAAGTATTTATCAATGAACCAAACTGAATGTCTACGAAATACATTTCTTCACCGATCATTTAACAGactgttgctcttttttttcacaacctTCCAAAACACaaggtaaataataataaaaaaagcagctattagataaaacaaacatggcaATAAAACATGAGTGCAAATTAttcagcttttttccccctcacatCATTGTTTCccttcaacaaaataaaactccaaaataacacaaatgaaaagTATAAAGTGGAGGGAAGATTAAATAGTTTCCTGGACGTCGAACACTTTTAATAAGAAGTTCCTGCACAGCAGAAGATAACTGTGGAAGAAAAAGCGATATTTAAAAACGCCTGCTCTTCCttccacctctttttcatccccAAGATacgaacagacacacaaacaaaaggccAAACTCTCCTTCCTCATCAATTCTTCTTATTTTAATCATCTATATCTAATACTCTCTTCTCTAACTCCACCCTCAAGCATACACccgattttctttttctttggctCACTAAGAGGGTTCACTAACCCGTTGTGTTCGACCTCGTCATCGAGTGTTTCCTGGCTTCTGTCCGCATCAACACAGTGTTGCCACGGTGACGTCCTATCAACGCTTCCTGTTGAACCCGCATTAACAGCTGCTATACTCCACATCCCGGAGGAGACAACACAACCTTCCATTCTACTCGTACACGCACGAAAATAACCTCGACAGCGTGCGACAGACTGGACTAAGACAATAAGTTAAATGTAACACGTCCGTCTTTgagtaacattttttaaaagtatgtATATTTATGACTTGAAGCACGTTAATGCTATTTAACTTCCTGTTTAAATATCAAGCCATGAATCCTAAAGGACGGCAGAGAAAAACCTCCAGCATATCAACAACTACAGTTGTTCTGTTCTTGAAACGAACTCCGACATAAATATCATAAAGAATTCACTGCATCCAGCttcataaatgtaaatacttgTTATTTTTAGTCATATGTGCTTGGAAAATTTATATCTTTGGGCTTTGTTCggtattttttgacatttataGGCAAAAcaatgatcaatcaatcaaaaaatAACGACGaatcaacaatgaaaataacGATTAGCTGCAGCCCCAATAAAATCAGATACAGAGACAATCAATTCTTTGATTTACCAAAGTTATACTTACAAAACACCAGTGTGCTTACCAATAACATGGTCCAACTTCATTTACTGTCAAATTCATATAACTATCTTTGTTATTTAATGAGAAAATTGGATTCAAAGTCTCGACAACGATTATAAAAATGTGCATGAAGCCAAATATGACTATGAAAAATGTGATTCTGCTTAAAATACATAAGCTCTGTTGCcaaaaagaatataaaacacttgatgacatcAACTGCATTTGGTTTTCACAAAAGGTGGAAATGCAGGACGCAGATGGCACTAAGCTTTCTTCATTTGGATCTCACAGCAGCCCTTCGTTCAGTTGTGAGCGGCATCAGCTTCTAAAATAAGGTGTAAAGTCCATCTCTATGTCACAGTCAAAGGTCATTGGGAGAGATCCACCACTTTCACTGCCAGGTCACAACGCATCTGTGGCCTCACATCGCTACACACTATTCACACGCAAATAGCACAAACTGACAGCCCCAACACCCGCTGAGTATATTGCTACCTTATGGACAGAggtgtctgttttgtttttgggtttttttctcttttttacaaAGGAAAACTTCGACCACATGACCGACCCATCCTCAGACAGCTCTGATTCCCAGGGCTGATCCAGTGTGGGTCGCCAGGCGTAAAACTACAATTCCCAGGCACTTGATTGTAACCAAATGTACAGCAAAGTTGTCCACTGGGTCAGCACGTCTCTGGTGCACAGAGAGAAGGCAGCAACATTCAAGGTCAGACCCAGAAACACAAAAGCCCTCGACCTcacatacaaagaaaacaacgaGCATCCTCAGCATGCATATCAAAGATATAGTGATATACTGTACGTCGACAAATTAGATAGTGGTTGGTACTTGCGTTTACACACGAACACATGCTGCTGGACCTCTGTGCGATGCTACAGTCAAGGTAACTAGCACACAAGTTGAAGCCAAACTGAGAGGAATTGACTTTCAAATGAATACAAACCCAGCAAATAAATTAGAATATATTAGAGTTTTGGCAGATGCCAAAAAAGTGTGGAAACGAGAAGAATGAGAATGAGGTAGAGACAGTGATTTGCCAcaagagagagtgaggaaatgaagcagtgaggaaaggaaaaaagCAAGAGGAATGAGAAATGGTGCCGGAGCAAAACAGAATTCAGAGGCAGAATGACAGGTACTGGTCTTTTGCTCGATGGCTCGGGTCAGTGTGAGTTGGACGGTTGTCTGCGTCTGCGCTGACAGACTGACTGCCTCACATCTGCAGGCGGAGGTGGGGGTCTGTGAAGGGCGGCTCAGAGTCATCCATGGGCAGCACCAGGCGTGTGCCCCTCATCACCAGCTCATGGTCTCCGTATGTCAACTCTCTGTCCAAGTCGTCAGAGGTGACGCCAGCAAAGGCCAGACCGCCGCTGGTGTGGGCCCCTGTGGCATCTGTGCTGACCGTGATGTCGCCATAAGTCAAGTTGATGTCGCCGTCGGTCAGGATGAGGTCAGAGTCGTCATCCTTCAACTGGCATTCATTCTGGGGGAAGACGTTACACACTCCATTaacttcacagaaacaaaaattaAGATGAGGGCGACACATTTAAATGATCGTTTCCTTTCCTCATCTGCCGGTAAAACAAAACCTCTCAAGCTGAGCCTCTGCAAATCATGATTTATCTAAATAACTGTTTTCCATTCAGTTAATACAGGATAAAACCCTCACAAATACAGTTTGGCTCCTGTATGAGCCAGTGTCTGACCTCGAAGGCCTGGGGGCTGGTGAGGAAGCGGGCGAGGGGGCCGCAGCAGAGAGGCAGGGTGGCTGTGAGGGGGGGGCCGCTGTGAGTCAGGATGGGCTTCAGGTAGCTGTAGAGGGGGCTCGAGTCAAGGAAGGTTAACATAGAGGAAcatgcactgagagagagaggttagaCATATTGAAACAGAGACACCAGTACAGTGAGATTAATGAACGATGAGCCTGACATGTTCAATTTGAAAAGAACAGAataaatttaaatcaattaagTAATTCAACATAATGACCTTAATATTGCATCAATTCAAATTAAGTATCATTTATCTCCCAGTCTGTACGAGGCACTCCCCCTGCTGTCTGACACTGTGAACTACATTAGTCTCTACGCAGCTACAATAGATGCCACTAACAGAAAATTGCTGTCAGCTCAAAGTGCCgaggaaaataaacagtaatGCTTGTGTCTAACGCTAAAATACTTAACTACTTATATTTATTACTTGCTTTTATTGCACTATttatacagtgtaaacacacaccacagtcaTGGTGCATTCACTTCCCATTCATCGCTCTTTGTATATATTGTGGATTGTTTATCTTTTGCACTATTCTTAACTCTGTGTTAAGAATAGAATAATGATGTATGTTCGTTTAGTATGTAAGTACATTGAAAGTGATGCTAAACAGGAGTCAAATCCCCTGTATGTCCACACATACGtggccaataaagctgattctgttTCTAAATCTTAATTTTAACATCTATATACAGTTCTATTTTTCTGTTGACGATTTCTGCATGTTttgtgtacttttattttgtatgtatttcattattttaagtcAGAGGTTTATCATCCTTTACAGTGTTGCCATGTATGTGTCTAGCTCTCAGAAAAGAACTAATAAAAATCCCCCAATTTTTTAAGCacataaataactaaaatgttttttttctgcttgacTTTTACGACTCATTTCTCACTGAAGGATACTTGTGGTCAAAGTTGTACCAAATCCTGAAAAGATAAGCACTTTCTAGTTTGgtgcttcttctctctgttccttCACCGATGctcatctaaaaaaaacaaaaacaatacatgaTGTTTCAGGCATATTCTTGTGGTCATAACACGTATCAGCATCTCAGAATAGTAATGCGTCTTTCACAAGAGCCTGACTCACAGGGTTATCTTGATCAGAGTCCACTCCcactctgtaaaaaaaacaaataaggaaACACGTAAATCAGTTTGAGTTGCAGCTGTCAGAGCATGATGGTGTTGAGAAGCACGTTTCCCCCGTTTAACAAGTTCCTGAGCAAAGAGGCCTCACGAGGAGGTGTACACATTATAAAAACCTTCAGGCATAGGCCAGAGCAGAGCCAAAGGTTACATTCAGTTCTTAATTCCTGGAGTTTGAAACTGATGGGAGAAAAGTTTGCACAACCAGAGACATTCACTTATCTCAGTTGTATTCATGTGACGCTCATGTGAGTGCAAATCCAGGGATGGATGTGAgcgggggtggaggagaggccTACCGTATGCGCTGGCAGGACAACATCTGGGTGGTGCCGCCTCCACAAACCCACACGGTGAAGAAGACCACGAGCAGAGTGGTCGAGAACATCATCTGACGGGCGTACGTGGCCGTGTCCCTGATGGACAGGGCGAAGGTCATCGCACCTCGCAGTCCTGACGAGCACAGCACAGATGGTTTTTATGAACACCGATCAAGCATGTGCGTTTACTACATAAGACAAACCTCTGGTCACAAGCCtgtgttgctttattttctgatttactCACAGCATGCGGCAAGAAACTAGAAAATGGCCTTAGACCCCAAATCCATTCAAGTCTTATTTTGTACTCAGATTTTTACAGAGCTTACACTGTGCATGATGAACGTCTTGTATCTGTATTCCACTAACCTGCGAACATCATCATGTGCTGAAAGTTGGATCGGATCTTGTTGCGTCGCCCCAGATTAAGAAGGAATGAGAGAGGGTAGATGTTAGCGGCTCTTCCAATGAACACTGCCAGCTGGGTGGGGAAGAGGTTAAGGAGAGGAcaccaacacaaaacaaaaccgaGAGCGAGTTAATTCTGTTCCAAGCTTATTTACTGAGCCCCTCAAATCAATTACCATTTGCATGTTGGTGGTTAATTGTAAAAGCGTGGGAACTTTCTCTATTCCGATACTGACGTGACTGAAAACGCTGTTACTAAGAAGAGGGGGTCATCTGGGTTTCTTTTGTGTGCACAAGATTTGGTAGTTTCAGACGCAAAAGATACAAAAGCTCCTACGATGAACATGGGATTAAAGACGTGGCTCTGGAAGGTGAACAGGGTCAGACCCATGTAGGAGAAAATGAAGTTCTCAGCCAGGAAGTTCAACACCTCaaacagctgcaacacacaagAAACAACATCAGACGACATTAGATGACAGAGGATTTAGTGGGTGTGCAACCTGTAAACACGGTTAAACAAATCCAACAGCTAAATACACATGGCGTGCACTGCTTTGACTACAAACATTAAAATTATACATTAAAATGAAGTTATCTTAATTCTACGAAAGAGTTATGGCCAcattaaagaaaaactaattctgagattttgagaataatgtcTTGATATAATGagaatatagaaaaaatatatatatattgagggaaataagcagcaaagaGGACTTGTGCTCACTTCAGATCCAAAATCTTCAACCAATCTCAgtgtttcttgagaaactgtGAACTGTGTATAGCACACAGATTCCACCACTGTTAACTCGCCCTTTCTAAACTTTCTAAATAATGCACAGAAACAACTCAATATTTGAAGCATGTTGAAAAGGACCAGAATGAGCAGTGGTGCTAATGAGGTCCAGGTCTGACCTGTTTGGTCCGGTCCTGGGACTCGGGGGACAGGTTGTTGAAGGTGTAGTGGGCCTGAGTGATTCCACAGAACAGCACAGCCACCACGCCTGCAACACATCAGCAAGGAGAGCACATGGTTTCCAATTGAAATACTCACTATATTCagattacagtgtgtgtgtgtgtgtgtgtgtgtcagtgtgtgtcagtgtgtgtgtgtgtgtgtgtgtgtgtgtgtgtgtgtgtgtgtgtgtgtgtgtgtgtgtgttacctgtgaaGCCACAGGCCTCAGCCAACAGGAACGTGCTCCATGACATGAGGAAGAACAGAGCCGTCTCCAGCAGCGGGAAATCTCTCAGCTTTGTGAACTTGGTCACGTACAGACGAGAGTCAAGAAGTTGAACAGGACACTCAATGAAACATGGAACTTCATTAGAATTCAATAAAGTGGATATAAGGTTTTTCCACcgaataaaataacaaaatatctGCCAATGCAGTGAGATGATTTTATTTGAGTCTTTCAATGGACCAATggtttatattttaaagtactGTCACATGTTTCCAGAGAATTCTGAGAAGTCTGTTTGTTTACTTACTTAGACAATTTCCACCAGACTTGCTGAAGGGATTAGGCCTGGAAAGTAAACTTTCTttaattaactaaataaaataatctagATTAACAGAcctcttcctttttcctttcataTTTCTAAAACTAATCAATCATGTGTAGGGTTGTTCAGCCTTCGTGGGGGAAGACGTCTACTGTGTGGCATGTTAGTTTTTTCTCCATTATTTTAAAAGGCCAA contains these protein-coding regions:
- the slc9a6a gene encoding sodium/hydrogen exchanger 6a, with amino-acid sequence MLGKVTVSGARRATRTLWLLVLVSLSVSICVCRASSSSSLREEDSAMENIVTEKQAEESHRQDSADLLIFIMLLTLTILTIWLFKHRRFRFLHETGLAMIYGVLVGVVLRYGIHVPRDISNVTLSCNVNASPATLLINVSGKFYEYTLKGEISANEVDDVQDNEMLRKVTFDPEVFFNILLPPIIFHAGYSLKRRHFFRNMGSILAYAFLGTVISCFVIGLMMYGCVTLMKQVGQLDGDFFFTDCLFFGAIVSATDPVTVLAIFNELHVDVDLYALLFGESVLNDAVALVLSSSIVAYQPEGDNSHTFDVVAILKSFGVFLGVFSGSFALGVATGVVTALVTKFTKLRDFPLLETALFFLMSWSTFLLAEACGFTGVVAVLFCGITQAHYTFNNLSPESQDRTKQLFEVLNFLAENFIFSYMGLTLFTFQSHVFNPMFIVGAFLAVFIGRAANIYPLSFLLNLGRRNKIRSNFQHMMMFAGLRGAMTFALSIRDTATYARQMMFSTTLLVVFFTVWVCGGGTTQMLSCQRIRVGVDSDQDNPMSIGEGTERRSTKLESAYLFRIWYNFDHNYLKPILTHSGPPLTATLPLCCGPLARFLTSPQAFENECQLKDDDSDLILTDGDINLTYGDITVSTDATGAHTSGGLAFAGVTSDDLDRELTYGDHELVMRGTRLVLPMDDSEPPFTDPHLRLQM